The following coding sequences lie in one Cannabis sativa cultivar Pink pepper isolate KNU-18-1 chromosome 5, ASM2916894v1, whole genome shotgun sequence genomic window:
- the LOC133038223 gene encoding uncharacterized protein LOC133038223 encodes MSCISWNCRGLGNPRACQFLKDIVVQKKPNFIFLCETLCKKDVIERLRVQLSFGGSFCVEAQEILIQNTIPWRLTGIYGEPKRSLRFNTWKLIHDLAIFSQLPWCLIGDLNNIGSPSEKKGGRPYPSSLIAGFQEVLQSCDLIDLDLRGYPFTWERSKGTPSSVEIRLDKALVSHLWLQSFPQATLTNGDFSSSDHIPIFLEPKPPWLPKKIYHFRYENCWSREPFCSQLVDDCWKNNNHLSLAERIKACGIALDSWGRTLTGNFKTRISKSKQKLSRLKSSTDATDVQNFITEQTNYFEILAQQELYWKQRSKQHWLHGGDKNSKYFHAYAITRKCNNQIHVLQDSRGVLKDWDSGLETVISNYFSDLYTANASQYLSVVNGVNCSVDIAQNNDLLQLIQDEEVKHALF; translated from the exons ATGAGTTGTATCAGTTGGAATtgccgtgggcttgggaacccgcgGGCTTGCCAATTCCTTAAGGACATTGTTGTTCAAAAGAAGCCCAACTTTATTTTCTTGTGTGAAACTTTATGCAAAAAAGATGTGATTGAAAGATTAAGAGTCCAACTAAGTTTTGGAGGCAGCTTTTGTGTTGAGGCCCAAG AAATACTGATACAAAACACGATTCCATGGCGTCTTACGGGCATATACGGTGAACCCAAGAGAAGCTTGCGATTCAACACTTGGAAACTAATTCATGATCTTGCTATTTTTTCTCAACTACCTTGGTGTTTAATTGGTGATCTCAACAATATTGGTAGTCCTTCAGAGAAGAAAGGTGGTCGTCCTTATCCCTCCTCTCTTATTGCCGGTTTTCAAGAGGTTCTTCAGAGTTGTGATTTAATTGATCTTGACCTTCGGGGGTACCCTTTTACTTGGGAACGCAGCAAAGGTACTCCCTCTAGTGTTGAGATTAGGCTTGATAAAGCTCTTGTATCCCATCTTTGGCTCCAATCTTTTCCCCAAGCTACTCTTACCAATGGAGACTTCTCATCATCAGACCACATCCCTATCTTCCTTGAACCAAAACCACCGTGGCTGCCAAAGAAAATATACCACTTTCGGTATGAAAATTGCTGGAGCCGTGAGCCTTTTTGCTCCCAGCTGGTAGACGATTGCtggaaaaataataatcacCTTTCTCTTGCTGAAAGAATCAAAGCTTGCGGCATTGCTTTGGATTCCTGGGGCCGCACTCTTACAGGTAATTTCAAGACTCGTATTTCCAAAAGTAAGCAGAAATTGTCTCGTTTGAAAAGTAGTACTGATGCTACTGATGTGCAGAATTTCATTACTGAGCAAACTAattattttgaaatccttgCCCAACAAGAACTTTATTGGAAGCAGCGGTCCAAACAACACTGGTTACATGGAGGGGATAAAAATAGCAAATATTTTCATGCTTATGCAATCACTCGAAAATGCAATAATCAAATTCATGTTTTGCAAGATAGTCGTGGGGTTCTGAAGGATTGGGATTCGGGGCTTGAAACTGTCATCTCAAATTATTTTTCTGATCTTTACACTGCTAATGCTTCTCAGTATCTTTCGGTTGTCAATGGGGTCAATTGTTCGGTTGATATTGCTCAAAATAACGATCTTCTACAGCTAATCCAAGATGAGGAAGTTAAACACGCTCTGTTTTAA